The Vibrio sp. 10N DNA window TCGGTCACGTAATCGTTCATTCTCAAACATTAGAGCATGACCAGAAAGAATGCGACTCAAACCTGGATTACGCTCAGAAAACGCCAGAATCAATTGCAACACCATGCGAATGCGGGTCAGGGTGTCTTTCTCTTCATCTAAGATGCGGTTGATGCGAGACATGAGCGACTCTTCGATGAACTCAATCAGTCCTTCAAACATTCGCGCTTTGCTTGGAAAATGACGATAGAGCGCCGCTTCAGACACACCCACTTGCTTAGCAAGTTTCGCGGTCGTAATGCGAGACGTACCTTCGTTGGACTCTAGCATCTGAGCAAGGGCCTGAAGGATCTCCTCTTTTCGGTTCGACTTTCTCGTAGCGGACATAAATCCTATTCCTTTTGATTACTGCATGCCGAAATCAGCACGATAACGCCCATAAGTGAATCTGTTAGTGTACCTAAGCGCGTTTTATCCACACAGTTCAACGTGCTAAATGGTTGAAGTGTGTAACAATCTATCTCGCAAGGTGGGCGAGCAGAGGGTAAGACATTGCGCGATGCTCACACCGCGCATGATCTGTGAAGACTAAGCGCTGACTAACTTAGCAGCGATACTCTCGAGAATGGCACGGCCTAACTCGGTTTTCTTTGCACTACCAAGCGCTTGCTTTCCATCTTGCCAGTACACGGTAATCGCATTTGAATCACTGTTAAAGCCTTGGCCATCGACAGACACATCATTTGCACAAATCATGTCCAGATTCTTACGAGAAAGCTTATCGAGTGCGTACGTTTCGACATCTTGCGTTTCTGCAGCGAAACCGACCGTATATGGACGTGATGAGGTGAGGGCGGCGACATCGGCAATGATATCTGGGTTCTTCACCATAGCGATCTGCATGTCATCATTGTCGGCGGTCTTCTTGATTTTTTGACTGGCGACATCCGCTGGGCGGTAGTCTGCCACCGCGGCACAACCGATAAAGATATCGTTTGTGATGGCTGCTTTGAGAGACGCTTGATGCATTTGCTCGGCACTGATGACATCAATGCGTGTAACATTGGCCGGTGTTGCCAGTGCAACAGGACCTGCAATTAGCGTGACCTCAGCGCCTAACTGGCTGGCAGCCTCAGCAAGAGCAAAGCCCATTTTCCCCGAGCTGTGGTTCGAGATATAGCGTACCGGATCAATGGCCTCACGTGTCGGACCTGCGGTAATCACTACTGATTTACCGACCAAAGGTTTAGGACCAAAGAACTGTTCACAACGCTCAACCAGCTGCATCGGCTCTAGCATGCGACCCGGACCAACATCGCCACAAGCTTGTTCGCCTGCTGCAGGGCCCCATACCATCATGCCACGACGTGAAAGTGTGGCGATGTTCTCTTGAGTGGCGACATTACGATACATTTGCTGATTCATAGCAGGAGACACCGCAATCGGGGCGTCAGTTGCCAGCACTAGAGTGGTCAACAAATCATTGCCCATCCCGGCAGCCATACGACCAATGAGATCGGCAGTAGCAGGAGCAAGTAGCACCAAATCCGCCCACTTCGCGAGTTCAATATGACCCATTGAGGCTTCTGCTGCTGGGTCGAGTAAGCTATCAGACACGGGTCGGCCTGATACGGCCTGCATGGTGAGTGGTGTGATAAACTCTTTCGCTGCTTTGGTCATCACTACTTGCACCTCGGCACCGCGCTCGATTAAACGTCGAGTGAGTTCGGCACATTTATAGGCAGCGATACCACCGCTGATACCAAGCAGTATTTTCTTACCCGCTAAAGTTTGCATAGCTTGCTCCTTACAATTTTCTGCGGCTAAGATAGCAAAAGCCTTGCTCCGCCGCTACTGTCGTACCACTGGCACAAGTTTTCCCCATCTTTACAATGCCCCCTCACTGATAAACTGAACAGTTACATAAAGTCACGTCTAGGCTCGCAGCGTGTCATCCGTGCACTGCAGCTTATGATGTTATGCGTCATAACTGCCCTAATGTTTAATTTCCCCTCTATATAGCTATGACATTACATCAGCTCCCAAAAGACTCGATGCCGAGAGAAAAGTTACTTAGCCGCGGCAGCCACGCGCTTTCCGATGCTGAGCTACTGGCAATATTTTTACGGACCGGGATAAAAGGTAAGAACGTGATTCAGCTTGCTGATGGGCTGCTGGCCGAGTTTGGTTCATTGCGAGCGCTGTTCTCGGCTTCGAATGAAGAGTTTTGTCGGCATAAAGGGCTTGGTGTCGCCAAGTATGTGCAGCTTCAAGCGGTACTGGAAATGAGCCAGCGCTATCTATCGGAGACCTTGCAACGAGGTGACAGCCTAAATAGCCCTGAGCACACCAAGCATTATTTAATGTCGATACTGCGCGATCGCCAGCGCGAAGCCTTCTATATATTGTTTTTGGATAACCAGAATCGGGTGATTGCCGATGAAGTGATGTTTGAAGGCACCATAGACGCGGCCTCTGTATACCCAAGAGAAGTCGTTAAGCGGGCGTTAGAGCATAACTCGGCGGCGCTAATACTGGCGCATAACCATCCATCGGGGATTGCTGAGCCGAGTCAGGCCGACAGAAGGATCACCAGAAGATTGAGTGATGCACTCGGACTGGTCGATATTCGCGTGCTCGACCATTTTGTGATTGGCGATGGGGAAGTGGTCTCGTTTGCCGAAAGAGGCTGGATTTAGCCTTTTAAACAGTAGAAAGCGTTTTTTATTGTAATAACTGTGATACAGAGCTTTTGTTTTGGTGATTTTCTGCTATGATTCGCGCACTAAATTATCAACCAACATCAGCTCAAAGTGAAAAAGATCAGCAAATCCTTAAAAAAGGATCTGTTCGGGTCTTGAGCAATGCATGTCAAGTTAGTATAATGCGCGACCTTTGATAGCCTTGTATGGGTATTCCATAATGGTTATGGCCTCTTATAATTGAGGTTCGGCCACCAAGGTTGATATCGAGCTGAAACGATTTGGAGAAGACATTCATGTCCCGAGTATGCCAAGTAACTGGTAAGCGTCCTGTAACGGGTAACAACCGTTCACACGCACGAAATGCTACCAAGCGTCGTTTTCTGCCGAACCTACAAACTCATCGTTTCTGGGTAGAAAGCGAAAAACGCTTTGTTAAACTACGTCTAACCGCTAAGGGTATGCGTATTATTGATAAGAAAGGCATCGATGCTGTTCTTGTTGATATTCGCGCTCGTGGCGAGAACGTATAAGAGGAATTAAGCAATGGCTAAAGGCATTCGTGAGAAAATTCGTCTAGTATCTTCTGCAGGTACTGGTCACTTCTACACAACTGACAAGAACAAGCGTAACATGCCAGGCAAATTTGAGATCAAAAAGTTTGATCCAGTTGTTCGCCAACACGTTATGTACAAAGAAGCTAAAATCAAGTAATTGATAAGTTTCTGCTTGTAAGTATTGAAAACCCAGCTTCGGCTGGGTTTTTTATTGCCTGACGTTCAGGCTTGGGTTAACGCTTTCGCTAAAAAGGGCTTATACCGCCCCTTCAAAACCAAACTGGCGCCACGCTTCATAGGCAATAATCGCCACCGCATTGGATAGGTTTAGACTGCGCGCATCTGGCATCATAGGTATGCGAATGCGTTGCTCCATTGGAAGGCTTTCAATCACTTCTGCCGGTAAGCCACGAGTTTCTGGACCAAACAACAACACATCACCTTGCTGGTACTTCGCATCGGTATGGTGGCCGGTGGTTTTTGTGGTGCAAGCAAACAAGCGATAGTTCGGATTGTTTTCTTCTAAGTAAGCAAGAAACGCCGCGTAGTCTTTGTGGCGTTTTACGCGTGCAAGATCGTGATAGTCGAGACCTGCACGTCGCACTTTCTTCTCTTCTAAATCAAAACCAAGCGGTTCAATAAGGTGTAGGTTTGCACCGCAGTTGGCACAAAGACGGATGATGTTTCCGGTGTTTGGAGCAATTTCTGGCTCGTAGAGGGCGATATCAAACATAGTGGCAGTCGACTCATACTAAACAATGGGATGAGTATACCTGAAGTAGGCTGTAAAGCGATGGGGAGAGGATTACAGCGCACGCAAGGGCGCACGCTGTAATGATTTTAAAGTTTATCCGTCACAGCCAGCGTCGCCGCCACCATATCATGACCAAACTTAATACTGCGCTCTGGCGACCAACCATACAAAGGATCTGGATAGTTGTTGTTGTCTTTGAATGGCATCTCAATGGTGTATGACAAGCAGCGGAACTGCTCAGCAACCCAGTTTGAGCCGACGGTTAGATTTGCCTTACCTGGCTCGTCTTTGTCGTAGCCATAGTCGTCTTGGAACTCTGGAGTAATGGTGAGTAGCGCTTGTTTGAACGCATTCTCAAGTCCAGCGTGCCTTTCATCGTAAGAAGGGATACCTTCAGAGCCAGCGGCAAAGTTGTACGGGATCGCTTCATCACCATGAATGTCCAAGAACATGTCGACGCCGGTTTGCAGCATTTTCTCGCGTACTAGGAACACCTCTGGGCTTTTCTCCATAGAAGGCGTTTGCCACTCACGGTTTAGGTTTACACCCACCGCGTTAGTGCGCAGGTGGCCGCGGTTTGCGCCATCCGGGTTCATGTTTGGTACCACGTAAAGTACGGCTTTTTCGAGCAGCGCTTGCGCTGTGGTGTCAGTCTCATCGACAAGGCGCTGGATCAGACCTTCCATAAACCACTCTGCCATGGTCTCACCTGGGTGCTGACGAGCAATCACCCAAATGTTCTTTTTACCTTCTTCTGGCTCGCCAAAAGTTAGCAGTGACATGTCGTTGTTGTCTAATGTGTGGCCTAGGGTCTCGAGCGTGCAGTGATGTTCAGTTTGCGCCATGTGCAAGAGATCGAGATGGCGGTCATAGGAGTAAGGTGCGAAGTAAGCGAAATACATGGAGCCGCGCTCAGGCAGCACGTTGAAGCTCAGCGTATCGCCATCGAACTCAGATGGAATACGGAACCATTCTTCGCGGTCGTAAGACGCGACCACATCATAGCCTTTCCAACCTTCAGGGTAGGCTGACTTAGCCAAATCAAGGATCTTGATGGTGTGGGATTGTTCAGCCTGAGTTTCTAGGCGGAAATGAAACCACTGATAAAACTCAGACTGATGGTCGTTTTGTATCTTTAGCTGGATATCGTCTTTATTTTCAATGCTGACAACTTCAATGTTGCCACTTTCGAAATTGCTGAAGATCTTCATCTGCTTGATTCTCTTATTGTGTTGAGCATGAGCCGGAAGGCTACCACAAAGAGTGTAGAATCAATATCGCTTCGTTGCCCGATTTATAGTGGCAGCTCTACGTGCATTTTCAGACCGCCTAACTCACTGCGTGACGCCATGATTTGACCGCGATGTTGAAGAATCGCGCTTTGCGTGATTGCCAGTCCTAATCCTGTCCCTCCGGAGTCGCGATCGCGAGCGGTGGAGACGCGATAAAACGGTCTAAAGATATCGTCAAGCTCATCGTCGGGTACCCCAGGACCATCATCTTCGACAACAATGTGTAGCATGTCATCGTGTTGATACAGCGCGATATTGATCTCTGACTCACCATAGCGGATCGCATTACGCACGATATTTTCAATCGCACTCATGAGCAGTTTAGGGTTACCAACGATTGAGAGCTCTGGAATGGCTGAGAAGTGCAATGTTTTGCCCACTTGCTCGGCTTCAAATTGAGCATCACTAAAGATCTCTTCCCAAAGACTGCTTGCTGGCTGACTTTCGCGGGTGATATGACTGTCGGTGGTCATCCGGGACAGCTCCAATAGCTCAGCAATCATTTGCTCAAGGCGCTGGGCTTCGGTATCAATGCGGGTCAGCTCTGCGCTCTCACCTTGTTTACGGGTCGCGAGGCCTGTCGCCATACGAAGCCTTGTGAGAGGTGAGCGCAGCTCGTGGGAGATGTCTGACAGCAGCCTTTGCTGACCGGAAATCATTTGATTGACCGCCAGTACCATTTGGTTAAAACTTTGTCCTGCTTGCTTAAACTCTGTTGTGCCAGTTTCTAGAGTCGGATCTGGGTTGAACTCTCCCTTAGCCACACGCTTGGCGGCGCGCTCTAGACGGCGAGCTGGTTGGCTCAATGCCCACGCTAGCCAAAGCAGAAGCGGTGTGCTGACCGCCATCACCACTAGCAATAGCTGGAATGGCTTATCAAACATTCTGAGTAAAAACGGCGGAGGTTGATTCCAGCGCATACCGATGTAGAGATCAAACTCTTGCTTCGCGAGGTTTATTGGCATAGGGCCGACCAGCATGTAGCGGCCGTAAAGCTTTTGCATCGGCTTATCAAACGTATCGACTGAGGTAATGAAGTTTTTAAGCATGCGTTCTTTAAAGTCGACGTGTTTCTGGGTACTTAAGATGTTGCCAGCCTTGTCGACAATGAAGAAGCTTGGTCCTTTCGACTTGCGATCTTTATTGTGCATGCGCTCGGATTGATCGAGCTTATAGATGATGCGGCCAAGATTCGGCTCATTGGCAAATTGGCGCTCAATTCGGTCACGAGCGACACTGATTTGGCCGAGCGTCTCGCTGGAGACCTCTCTAGCAACGCGAGGATCGAGATGGGGTAGTGCCAGCACCGCAATCAGTACCAACAACATGGTAAACCAAAAGATCGCAAAAATTCGGCCGTAGAGGCTGCTGATTTTTGGCAATTTCATGCTTACTCCTTCACCAGCAAGTAGCCACGACCGCGCAAGGTTTTAATTCTTGGCTTACCATCGCTCTTTTCTGGCAGCTTCTTACGTAAGTTCGAGACGTGCATATCCACTGCTCGGTCGAATGCTGACAGGCGCTTGCCGAGTACTTCAAGACTCAGCGCTTCTTTGGTCAGCGTCTCCCCAGGGTGCTGAACGAAGTAGTGCAGCAGTGCAAATTCGGTGGTGGTGAGATCGAGTGTCTGGCTTTGGCAGGTGGCTTCTTGTTTTGCAGGGAACACCTGAATGTCGTCAAAGCGCACTCCATCGGATGCGCTTGATTCTGATTTGCCGTTAGTGCGCCTTAGTATGGCTTTGATACGGGCAAGCAGCTCTCGGTCGCTAAAAGGCTTAGGTAGATAGTCATCGGCGCCAAGCTCCAGACCGATAACACGGTCTATCTCTTCACCTTTTGCTGTAAGCATCAATACTGGAGTATCCCAATTTTCGCGTAGCTTCTTAAGCGTATCCATACCATTGAGGCGCGGCATCATCACATCCATCAAGACTAAATCAATCGCCTCGCTCATTGCCTCTAGGCCTGCAAACCCATCGTTGGCTTCGGAAACCTCAAAGCCTTCATAGCTCAAGATGTCTTTGAGAAGGCTAGTTAGCTCGGTGTCGTCATCGATAAGAAGGATATGTGCCATGATCTACCTCAGTGTTGTTATACCCTGTAATAATAAAGCGTTCGTGGCTCAAAAAAGCGATCTTTACGATTCTTTACGCTCTCTGTACGTTGCTTTACGCCTCAGCTTCTATTCTATACTCAAGCGCTGCAGAGGCAGCCATGGCATGAATCACATAAGGGTAAAGATTATGAAATTTTCAAAAAAATGGGTTATCGCTGCAACCGTTCTTCCACTCGCGCTTGGCTCTGCAAGTGTATTAGCATACGGTGGCGGCAAAGGCGGTCATCACGGTAAAGGTGGCGAAGGTATGTGTGGCGGCTTTGATGGCAAACGCATGTTCCGCGAGCTAGACCTAACGGATGCACAAAAAGAGCAGATGAAGCAGCTACGTGAATCGACCAAAGCGCAAATGAAACAGAAGTTTGACGGCGATTTCTCGGCTAAGAAAGCAGAAATGCAAGCTCACCAACAGCAAATGCAAGACCTAGTATTGGCCGATACGTTTGATGCCGATGCCGCTAACGCATTAGCAACGCAAATGGTTGAGAAGCAAGCGGAGCGCCGCGTGAAGATGCTTGAGAAACAGCATGAAATGATGAGCATCTTAACGCCAGAGCAGAAAGCGAAGTTTAAAGAGCTGTCTCAAGAGCGCATGGAAAAATGCTGGTCGAAGATGGAGAAGCGTGCAGAAAAACGTGCGTCTGAGTAAGCACCACATGCAGTGTTCATGGGCTTAGCCTCCCTGACTCCATGAAAACGAAAGCGGATATTAAGCGACCATTTTTGGTCGCTTTTTCTATTTTTGTCATCATTTATCGGTATACTTGCTTTGTGTTCAGAAATATCTTCAAGGAACTATCACTTAGCGCATGAAGGACAATTACGCGAAATTAGTGACCACGGCTGCTTGGGCGGCGACCACGGTTGCGACCATTCTATTAATTGCTAAAGTTGTCACCTGGTGGGTGACAGGCTCGGTCAGTTTGCTGGCCTCTCTCATAGACTCTCTGCTGGATATTGCCGCCTCATTGATCAACTTGATTGTGGTCCGCTACTCGCTGCAACCGGCGGATAAAGAGCATACATTTGGACATGGCAAGGCCGAATCGCTGGCCGCATTAGCGCAGTCGATGTTCATTACTGGCTCCGCATGTTTTCTTATTCTTAACGGCATCGATCGTTTCTTCCGGCCTCATGAACTTCAATCGCCAGAATTAGGCATTTATGTCAGTTTGTTTGCATTGGTAATGACATCAGGTTTGGTTGCGTTTCAAAAGTACGTGGTCAGAAAAACCGGCAGTCAGGCGATTGCAGCCGATTCACTGCATTATCAAACTGACTTATACATGAACGTGGCGATCATGGTGGCTCTGGGACTGAGTTGGTATGGCATTGGTCAAGCCGACTCGGTGTTTGCGGTTGGTATTGGTGTGTTTATTTTGGTGAGTGCGATAAAAATGGCCTATGAGTCAGTGCAATCGCTGCTTGATCGCCAACTGCCAGAGGAAGAATTGGTGGTGATACGCCAGGTGTGTAACGACGTTGAGGGTGTGATCGGTGTTCATCAGTTGAGAACGCGCATGTCAGGCCCGGTTCGTTTCATTCAGTTACACTTAGAGTTGGATGATCATTTACCATTGATAGAGGCGCATCGTATTGCTGATATGGCGGAAGAAGAGGTCATCAAGGCGTTTCCTGGTGCAGATGTGATCATTCACCAAGACCCTTATTCTGTGGTGCTTCACGAAGAGGCGAAACAGAAACAGCAGGACTTTTGAGCCTCAGGGCGTGAGTGATAAAACGCAGTCATAAGCGGCTTTGTGGTAATGGCAATGTTAAATTCCATTGTCTATTATCAATGCGCGTGATAAAAAAGTGCGATTCTGATGTGAATCAACGTTCGAGCCAGTATAAACTGTAATACTCTTACATAAGTAATAAAGTTACGTCAGTGATGTTTTGGGGAACACACTGAGCCCAGTGTAACGATAACAAGATTTCCGTATGCCGCCGTCGAGGGCGTCATACTTAAAATTTAAAATTAGATTGCCAAATCGAGGGTGAGCATGATTAAGAAAATTGGTGTTTTGACAAGTGGTGGTGACGCACCGGGTATGAATGCTGCTGTACGCGGCGTGGTACGTACTGCTCTGTCAGAGGGTTTGGAAGTGTACGGTGTATACGACGGCTATCTTGGTCTGTACGAAGACCGCATCAAGCCTCTTGACCGTTCAAGCGTTTCTGATGTGATCAACCGTGGTGGTACATTCCTAGGTTCTGCGCGCTTCCCAGAATTCAAAGAAGTGGAAGTTCGTGAGAAAGCCATTGAGAACCTGAAAAAGCACGGCATCGACGCATTGGTTGTTGTTGGTGGTGACGGCTCTTACATGGGCGCGAAGAAGCTAACTGAAATGGGTTACCCATGTATCGGTCTTCCAGGCACTATCGATAACGATATCGCTGGCACTGATTACACAATTGGTTACCTAACGGCACTAAACACCGTTATCGATGCGATTGACCGTCTACGTGATACGTCATCTTCACACCAACGTATCTCTATCGTTGAGATCATGGGTCGTCACTGTGGTGACCTAACCCTAATGTCAGCAATTGCAGGCGGCTGTGAGTACATCATCACACCAGAGACAGGTCTGAACAAAGACCAGCTGATCAGCAACATCCAAGACGGTATTGCGAAAGGTAAGAAGCACGCGATCATCGCGCTTACTGAGCTAATGATGGATGCGAACGAACTAGCGAAAGAGATCGAAGATGCGACTGGTCGTGAAACTCGCGCGACAGTACTAGGTCACATCCAACGTGGTGGTCGTCCAACAGCATTCGACCGTGTTCTAGCTTCTCGCATGGGTAACTACGCGGTTCACCTACTACTAGAAGGTCACGGCGGCCGTTGTGTGGGCATTCAGAAAGAGCAACTGGTTCACCACGACATCATCGATGCTATCGAGAACATGAAGCGTCCAGTTCGCACTGACCTATTCAAGGTTGCAGAAGAGCTGTTCTAATTCGGCCTTCTCTCGAGAATAGAAAAACCGCTGCCTTGGCAGCGGTTTTTGTTTGCCCGCAGTAAAGTGGCAGGCACGCAGACACAAAAAAGCCGGCTCAATGGAGCCGGCTCTTGGTAATCGGTTCGATTACTTAGCTTTTGCTGCTGCCGCTGCTTTAGCGATTGCTGCGAAGCTCTTAGCGTCTAGAGATGCGCCACCAACTAGAGCACCGTCGATGTCTGGTTGTGAGAAGTAAGCTTCTGCGTTCTCTGGCTTAACAGAACCACCGTATTGGATGATTACTTGTTCAGCTACTGCTTCGTCTTTTGCTGCGATTAGAGCACGGATAGAAGCGTGGATACGCTGTGCGTCTTCTGCAGTTGCTGCTTTACCAGTACCGATAGCCCAGATTGGCTCGTATGCGATGATAGCGTCGTTTAGCGCTTCAACACCGTAAGCGTCGATTACTGCGTTGATTTGACGTGCACATACTGCTTCAGTTTCGCCAGCTTCGTTTTGAGCTTCAGATTCACCGATACAGAAAACTGGCTTCAGGCCGTTCTCTTTTAGGAATGCGAATTTCTTAGCGATGAACTCGTCTGATTCGTTGTGGTATTCACGACGCTCAGAGTGACCGATGATGATGTGAGTTGCACCAAAGTCTTTTAGCATCTCTGGAGACATGTCGCCAGTGAAAGCACCGCTGTTGTTTAGGTCAGTGTTTTGTGCACCAAGGATGATCTTGTTGCCGCCTTCTGCGATAACACGCTCAGCTAGGTCGATGTAAAGTGCTGGTGGAGCTACCGCCACGTCTACACCAGTTACGCCTTCAAGTTCAGCGTTTAGACCAGTTAGCAGCTCAGTTACCATTGCTTTGCTGCCGTTGAGTTTCCAGTTACCCATAACTACAGGTTGACGCATGAGATTTTCTCCAAAATCAGTGTTTGTAATAAACGAATGTAAAAAATAAACGTGATTACGAAAGAATATAACAGATTAATTCACGTAGATCATGATTGGGGTCATTTCTTTATCGCTTTGGTATCATATCCTAACAATTGTCCAGAATGGCTTGCCCAAGTGATCCAGTAAACAGAATAATAGAATACTTCTCGGCATTTTACTCGCGGCTTGTTATACCTTGTCGGTTATTGGCGAAAAAAAGGAAGTCGTATGCCGAATCTGGTTTTGGAATATTCAAATACAGCCGATGAAAGGTTGAATGTACAAGGGCTATTGGAAGATCTGCACCATGTGACACTCAACTGTGGGCTGTTTGATGCTGACTCGGTAAAGTCTCGCTCACTGCGCAGCCATAACTGGTTGATTGGCGAGTACGGGGACAGTGAAGATTTTTTGCATATCAGCTTTGAGTTGTTGTCCGGACGAACGGATGAGCAAAAACGCGAGTTGTCGCGTAAGCTGATGGAAGTACTTAGAGAGCAGGCGAGCCATATCAAGAGTTTGACTGTGAACATTCGTGATATGGACAAAGCCTGCTTTCAAAAGATTACTAATTAATATGAGAGTGATTTGATGTCGTTAAAGTCGTTACTGTTTTCTTTTAATGGCCGCATTGGTCGTAAGACGTTCTGGATGTGGAATGTCTGTTATTACTTGGCCATCATGGTGTGTGCTCAGGGATTGAATTATCTGTTCCCAAACGTGGTGCACTTTTTATTGCCGGTGCTCTTAGTGGTACTGCTTATCCCTGATTTGGCGATTACCGCCAAGCGTTGGCACGACCGTAATAAATCCAGCTGGTGGCTGCTATTAAATGTACCGCTAGTTTTTGGACGCATGA harbors:
- a CDS encoding DUF805 domain-containing protein — its product is MSLKSLLFSFNGRIGRKTFWMWNVCYYLAIMVCAQGLNYLFPNVVHFLLPVLLVVLLIPDLAITAKRWHDRNKSSWWLLLNVPLVFGRMSLPTLDPATAAQPSLVQSVISLVALACGAWILVECGFLKGTDGQNQYGDEPQ
- the tpiA gene encoding triose-phosphate isomerase → MRQPVVMGNWKLNGSKAMVTELLTGLNAELEGVTGVDVAVAPPALYIDLAERVIAEGGNKIILGAQNTDLNNSGAFTGDMSPEMLKDFGATHIIIGHSERREYHNESDEFIAKKFAFLKENGLKPVFCIGESEAQNEAGETEAVCARQINAVIDAYGVEALNDAIIAYEPIWAIGTGKAATAEDAQRIHASIRALIAAKDEAVAEQVIIQYGGSVKPENAEAYFSQPDIDGALVGGASLDAKSFAAIAKAAAAAKAK
- the pfkA gene encoding 6-phosphofructokinase: MIKKIGVLTSGGDAPGMNAAVRGVVRTALSEGLEVYGVYDGYLGLYEDRIKPLDRSSVSDVINRGGTFLGSARFPEFKEVEVREKAIENLKKHGIDALVVVGGDGSYMGAKKLTEMGYPCIGLPGTIDNDIAGTDYTIGYLTALNTVIDAIDRLRDTSSSHQRISIVEIMGRHCGDLTLMSAIAGGCEYIITPETGLNKDQLISNIQDGIAKGKKHAIIALTELMMDANELAKEIEDATGRETRATVLGHIQRGGRPTAFDRVLASRMGNYAVHLLLEGHGGRCVGIQKEQLVHHDIIDAIENMKRPVRTDLFKVAEELF
- a CDS encoding 5-carboxymethyl-2-hydroxymuconate Delta-isomerase, encoding MPNLVLEYSNTADERLNVQGLLEDLHHVTLNCGLFDADSVKSRSLRSHNWLIGEYGDSEDFLHISFELLSGRTDEQKRELSRKLMEVLREQASHIKSLTVNIRDMDKACFQKITN